From the genome of Pseudomonas helvetica:
CAGCAACTCGATTGTTCATCGTGCTGCCCGTCGCGGTCCCAGGGCAGCTGGACTTTGACTCGACCGTATTGATCACAATAAATCTCTTCACCGGGCGGGCCCGTGACGACTGCATGCTGGTTGCCCATCATCCGGGGCTTGGGGTGTTCAAGGGCCGGTCGGAATATCACGTCCCAAGGTGTGGCGACAAAATGGTTGCGGTAGCCCTGACTGAAGCCATCCTGCGAACGACTGTCGGTGATCGACTCTTCCAGCACTCCAGGTTGAAAACCGGTGTGCTCCACTTCAGTCAACAACCACAGTCCATTCCAGTCAGCGCGAGGGTGTTCGGTCATCTCGAAAAAATAGCCGCTACGCATCGCGCTTTGATCGCTATGCCCATTCGCTTGCCGGTAATCGGCGCGGTGGCGCTCCAATGCCCGATTGGCCAGATGTTTGCCGTGGTCTCGATGGGTGAACTGGCCTGGAAAGGCGTAGTCCTCCAGGTGAGGCAGCAACGGGTGTCTGGTCTCGCTGTCAAGTTGCAGGCGCGGTTTCTCGAAGTCGTAATCACGGCGGCTGACGTGCGTGGGGCGCGGTTCCAGTCGCAGCTTGAAACGGTCAATCACCGGCGCTTCGGTAATCATGCCGCTGTCTTGCCTGTACGCGGTTGACTGCTCGGGTTTCGAAAAAACGCTTTGATCGTCGCCGAATACCAGCTCATGCCCATCGGCGCTGTGCTGGAAATGAAAGTGCAGGCCTTCTTCCTCACACAACCGTTGAAGAAAATGCAGATCGGTCTCGTACTGCACGCAATAGCGTCGTGGCCGGTACTCGGCGCTCAGTTGGAAGCGCCAGGCATCGGACTGGATTCCCTGGTCTTTCAGCACTTTTGCAATGATTTGCGGCACGCTCTGGTGCTGAAAAATGCGCTGGTTGTGGCAATGGGTTAGATAGACGAGCTGCGGTGCCAGGGTCATTTGATAGCGGGTCAGGCGTTTGCCCGAGTCGCCTTGCGCGATTTGATAGATCTGCCCGTGAAGGCCGGCGCCGTCAGGACCGAAGCTCAGAAAAGCCGAGCGATGCAGGAGTGAATCGAGGTCCAGGTCGGGGTGTTCGCTGACCAGTTCCAGTTTGACTTCGTAAGGCTGGTTGAGCGCTTCCTTGGCGCGGAATTCGAGTACCTGAAGGTCGTCGGAAAAACCTTCAATATCGAGTCTGAAAGTGATGGGGTTGACGGCGCTGAACATCCACGTTTCCTTGTGTCTATTTCAAGTCACAGGACTTTGCGTGGAGCGACGAACCGGCGCAGTCAGACGGATCGATATTTAGAGTAGGACGGATCCGTTAAGCCGGATCGCTGTCGAGGGCCCTGACCTTACGGGACGTACTCCGTAGGAAACAAGGTGATGGCCACGGGGAAAATAATCGTAGCGAAAGGGTGGGGTTAATGACAAAAGATCGGGAATGCAGAAAGGCAGAAAAGATCGCAGCCTTCGGGATGTACACCATTTCCCTGTCGGCGCTGCCGAAGGCTGCGATCTTTTGCGCTACTTCGGATACAACGGCGGCAAGCCACTGTCGCCCACCGGGTCATGGACCCGTTCGGCAATCGGGATGGCGCGGATCGCGCGCCAGAGTTCTTCGCCTTGCCAGTAATGCCCGGTTTCGCTGTAGAGCGCGCCATTCAAGCCGTCCAGGGCGTCGGACAGCGGTACGAAGCGTGCGGCCATGTCGGCCAGGGTTTCCGGCTGTTGACGGGCCCAGGCGTCGAGCGCCTGACGGGTGGCTTGAGGGTCGTTGGCCTGGCACGCACGCTTGAGGTCGTCGAGTAGGGTGCGCGGGCTCGGGCCCGTTTGCGTGGCGCGCAGAATCGCCGGCTGCCAACGCGCACGCCACCACAGGCCGAAGCCAAGCAAGGTGGTGCAGGCGAGGATCAAGGTGCTGAGCTTCCAGTACCAGAGCGCTTCACTGCCGAGCGCTACCGTAGCCGGCACGTTGCCCGCTGGAGTGTCGACCATCAGGCTCGGGTTGCTCACGGTGTTCAGGGTGCGAGCGGGCAGGCTGCTGCGCTCCAGATGATCTTGAAGGGTGTTCCACCAGACCACTTCCACGGGCGGCAATTCGATCTGCCCGATACGAGTGGGCACCAGTGCTTCGCGGTCTTCGCGGATGCCGGTCAACCCTCGGTCACTGGGCTGATTGCTCAATTGTGGCTGATCGGGATAACGCCGCAATCCGCTGGTTTCAGTGGCGGGCAAGGGCGGCAGTTGCGAGCTGGCCAGGCCTTCGGCTTTCAGGGTCAGGCTGCGGGTCATGGAGTCGCCCACTTGAACGTGATCAGGCGTAGGGTTCCAGCTTTCACTGAGACTCAGGCTGCGTGCTGGCAGCCAAGGGGCGTCGGCGGGATAATCGGCCGGTTTGGGCTTGACGGTCAGGTTGAGCCCGGTGGAGCTCACGCGAATCAGTTTTCCCGCTTTTGGCCCTTGCGGGGCCGACTCCTGAGAGGGTTGCGTCTCCACCAGGGTGGCGCTGAACATCTGCGCGGGTATCGTCAGCAGGCCACTGTGTTGTGGGTAAATTGCGTAGCGCCGTTCGATCACACCGTGGCGCAGGTCATTGATGACTTTTTCGTAAGTGCGCGACTCGCCGAGTTGTTCGACGCGCGCATCGGGGATTTGCAGCGGAGTAAGGCTGCTGTCGTCATACAGTGACACCGAGTGATAGATGCGCAAGGTCAGAATCGCCTGGGCCTGCACGTACACCGTGTCCTGATCGAGGCTGGTCTCGATGAATACGGGGGCCAGTTTGTCAGCGCTGTCCTGCTTCTCGCTTTCGACCACCTGCAAGTTGATCGGCTGGCTTTTGTACTCACCCAGCGCCAGGGACGGGATGACCAGTGTGCCGTTGTGGCGGGGCAGAAGGGTGATGATCCAGCGGGTGGTGGCGTGGCTGTCGTCGCCCAGGGTTGTGGGCTGGTTGACCTGGCGGGTGCCGCGAACCTCGAACAGTGGGTCAAGTGCGCTCAGGTCAGGTTTGCCGAACTGCGTGACATCACTGGATTCGAGGGTCAGTTCGACCGTCTCGCCGGAATTCACGCGGCTGCGATCGATGCTGGCAACCAGCCCCGCAGCCTGGGCACCGACGGTCCAGAGCGAAAGGCTGAGCAATAGAGCGGTGAAGCGGGTCATCGAGTTTTTCCCTGATCCTGATGTTGTTGCTGTTCGTACCAGAATTTACGTTTAAGCAGTTCGCCCGGCTCATCCGGGATTTTACGCAGCCATTGCTCCAGGGCCTGGCGGCGCTCGCCGTCGAAATTGGTGTCGGCGGTGCGGATCGGCGGTGTGCTGTGTTGTTCATCGCCCAACTCACTGCCCGGCACTTCATTATTGCCCGGTTGTGGCGGGCTGTCGGTCTGGTTTTCGCTGTTGGCGTCGACGTGTGATTGCGCGGTTTGCGTGTCGGTCTTTTGCTCGTCACCGGTCGAGGGCTGTGTCGACGCACCCGGTGGCGGGGGTTGCTGGGTTTGCAGGTGCTCTTCGCCGTCGGTTTTATCGGGCTCATTGGATGAAGTAGAGGCTTTCTGTTTGATCAACGCTTCTACCAGCGCTTTGTTGGTCTGCGCCGGGCGTAAATCAGGTTGCAGCTCAAGGGCTTGTTCATAGGCATCGACGGCAGCTTCCAGTTCAGCGCTTTTAGCCAGGGCGTTGCCGCGATTGTAGTTCGCACGGGCGTCGTTGCCTTCGGCGAAACGCTCGGCGGCAGCGGCATACTCACCGGCCTCATACAGCGCAACGCCTTGCCATTGTCGATCCTGAAAACGCTGCGCGGCCTCCGCGGGCTGGTGTTGCTTGAGCAAGTGCAGGCCCTGTTGGTCGGGGCGCAGCCAAAGATCGTTGAACTCGAAGGCGTAACTCGGTTGCGGCAGCATGAACAGCAATGGCAGGCAAAACAGCCAGCCTCGACGTCCGGCGCAGGCCGTCAGCAGCAACAGCGGCAGTAACAGCCAATAGCCCTGGTCGGCCCAGGTATCGAGGCGCAGGGTCTGGCCATCGTTACGCACGCTATGCGGGCTATCGAGCAGCCCGAGACCGCGCAGGTCGCTGTCGTCCAGCTGCGCTTGCCGGTAACTCCCCTCCATTTCGCTGGCAAAGGCTTTAAGGCTTGGCCCGTCGAGACGCGGCACGAGGATCGCGCCTTGCGCATCCTTGAGGAAGCTGCCGTGTTCGTCAGCGATCGGTGCGCCTTGCGGGGTGCCGATGCCGAGCATCAACCATTGCGGTGCCTGACCGCGCAGAGCCTGACGAATACCCTGGCGCTCCTGTTCGCTGAGGGATGAGCCAATCAGCAGAATCCGGCCCTGGCCGAGGGCGCCGCGGTTGAGTAATGTCAGTGCCTTGGTCACGGCCAGATCGGCGCGATGACCGGCCTCGGGCATGATCGAAGGTTTCAGCGCTTCCAGCAGGTTGCTGCTGGTGGCCAGGTCGTCCGAGAGCGGCACCAGCGTGTGCGCGCTGCCGGCATAGACAACGATGGCGGTCTGTGCGTCGCTGCGGGCTTGCAATAGATCGAGCAGCTTGCGCCGGGCCTGTTCAAGGCGCGTCGACGGCACGTCGGTGGCGAGCATTTCCGGGGTCAATTCAAACAGAACCACCAAGGGGTCGGCAGGTTTCTGCGCGGATTGTTCGACCCGTTCCCAACTGGGCCCCAACAGCGCCAATACCGCCAGAACCCAGGCCAGGCCCAAGGCGACCCACGGCAACTTGCTTTCACGCCCGTTGCCACCGCTGAGCAGGGTGGCGTGGAAGGCCGGCGGCAGGATCATCTGCCAGCGACCCGCGCGTTTTTGCCGGTGCCAGAGTTGCCACAGTAACCAGCCCAATAGTGGCAACAGCAGCAGCCACCAGGGACGGAACCAATGCGGCCAGAGTGCGATCATCGGCGCCTCCGCAGACGCAGGCGTTTAAGCCGCTGGCGCCAGTCAGGGTGCTGTTGCAGAAAATTCGACCGGGTGAAAAAGCGTTGCATCGGGTTGTCTGGCCAGCGTTCGCGGATCACCAGCAACAGGCTCATCAGCAACGCGGCGGCCAGCGGCCAACTGTACAACGCTTGTGCCGGGCGAGCCTGGGTGGGTTGTTGAGTCACAGGCTCCAGTTGATCAAGGGTCTTCTTGATCTCCAGCAATTCCTTGCCGTCACGTGCACGGAAGTAGCGCCCGCCGGTAGCTTCGGCGATGGCTTTCAAGGCGGGTTCATCGAGGTCCATGGTCGGGTTTCCCGCCAGAAAAGCCAGAGGGCCGGCTTGCTCCGGATCTGCACCAATGCCGATCGGGTAGATTTTCACGCCTTCTTCGGCAGCCAGTCTTGCCGCGGTCAGCGGATCGATTTCACCGCCATTGTTGGCGCCGTCGGTGACCAGAATCAGCACGCGGCTCTGCGCCGGACGTTGGCGCAAGCGCTTCAAGGCCAGGCCGATGGCGTCGCCAATGGCAGTGTTCTTGCCGGCAATGCCGATCCGCGCTTCGTCAAGCCAGATGCGCACGGTGCGCCGGTCGAACGTCAGCGGTGCTTGCAGATACGCCTGGCTGCCGAACAGGATCAGGCCGACGCGATCGCCATCGCGCCCTTCAAGGAAGTCACCGAGCAAGTGTTTGACCAGTGTCAGGCGGCTGACGTCTTCGTCTTGCCACTCCATGTCGGGGAAATCCATGGAGCCGGAAACGTCGACGGCCACCAGCAAGTCGCGCCCACTGGCGGCAATCGGCAGCGGTTCGCCGAGCCATTGCGGGCGTGCGGCGGCGATCAACAGCAGCAGCCAGAGCAGGATGAACGGTGCTTGCTGGCGCCAGGTCGGCAGGTTGGCACGCGCGCGACGCCGGGCCAGGCCTTCAAGGTCGGACAGAAAGCTGACCTTGAGCGCCGGTTCGCCGCTGTCGGCGACCGGCAGCACAATCCGCATCAGCCACGGCAGTGGCAGCAGGGCAAAAATCCATGGCCAGGCGAACTCAAACATGCTTGCGAATCCAGGTGTCGACGGCTTGTGTCAGGCCGGCGATGGCCTTGTCGTCGAGTTTGCATTCCGGTTTGTAAGCGCCTTCAACCAGAATCATCCAGCGGGTGAGGCCGGCGGCCGGGCAACGGTTGTCGAGAAACGCCAGCCATTTACGACCGTTCAGGGTGTGGCTCTGGCTGTAGGGGTAATGGTTGCGACACAGGCGCTTGAGCAGCCCGTTGAGTTGCTGCAACCAGGCACCGGCGGGCGCACCGTCATAGGGTTTGGGCATTTGCGCCAGTTCCGCCAGCGCCGCCAGTCGCACCGGGTCCAGCGGCTGTTCGGCGCGCACGATAGAGCGCTTGACGGGAATAAAGCGACGCAGTTGCCACAGGCCAAAGCCGATCAGTGGCAGCAGCACCAATAGCAGCCACCAACCCGGCGCCGGCGGCCAGAACTCGATGGGCGGCGGAGTCATCAGTGGTTGCAGTTGATCGAGGCTGTTCATTGGCTTTTACCCGGACGTTTCGGGTTCAGGTATTCACGCAATTGTTCGACCATTTCGCTTTGAGTGTTCAGCGGCATTAACAGCACACGCAGTTTCTGCGCCAGCAATTCCCAGCGGGCGATGCGGGCTTCGGCCTGGGCGCGATAACTTCGGCGCAGGTCGACGTTCAGCGTATCGAGTTCAAGTTGAGCCCCGCGCTCGGCAAAACGCAGCAAACCGGCAGCGGGCAGGGCGTGGTCCAGAGGGTCGGAGACTGGCAACAACAGCAAGTCACAGTGCCGCGACAGCAGGCTCAGTTGCTGCTCCGCGCCTTCGGACAAGGCGCGCTCGTCGCAGATCACGATCACCAGGCTCCCTGGGCGCAGCACTTCGCGCGCGCGGCGCAAGGCCATGCCCAGACTGTCGCGATCCGGCTCGCTTTCGGTCGTGAGGGACTGGTTGACGCGTACCATGCGGTTGAGCAATTGCAGCAGGCTTTGCTTGCTGCGCCGGGGTTTGATTTCGTAGTGCTCGTTGTCGCCGTACACCAGCCCGCCAACCCGGTCGTTGTGTCCCAGCGCAGCCCAACCGATCAGGCTCGCGGCTTGTGCGGCCAACACCGATTTGAACATCAGCCCCGAGCCGAAAAACAGCCGGCGACTTTGTTCGACCATGATGAAAATCGGCCGCTCGCGCTCTTCGTGAAACAGCTTGGTGTGCGGTTCCTGGGTGCGTGCGGTGACACGCCAGTCGATGGTTCGCACATCGTCGCCAGCCTGATAGACCCGCACCTGATCGAAGTCCACGCCACGTCCGCGCAACTTGGAATGGTGCAGGCCAATCAGCGGGCTGCGCTGGCTCGGGGTGGAAAACAATTGCACTTCGCGCACGCGATGGCGCATCTCGATCAGCTCGGAGAGACTGACACGGATACCCGGTTCGGGCGCAAGCGGCTTGGTCATCGAGGTCAAGCGACGGCAACGACGTCGAGAATCCGCTGGACCACACGGTCCTGGTCGATACCAGCGGCTTCGGCTTCGAAGGAAAGAATGATGCGATGGCGCAACACGTCGAACAGCACCGCTTGAATGTCTTCGGGGCTGACGAAGTCGCGACCGGCCAGCCAGGCGTGAGCGCGGGCGCAGCGGTCGAGGGCGATGGAGCCGCGTGGGCTGGCGCCATAGGCAATCCACTCGGACATTTCCGGGTCGAACTTGCCAGGCGTGCGGGTCGCCATGACCAACTGCACCAGGTATTCCTCCACGGCGTCGGCCATGTACAAACCAAGGATTTCCTTGCGCGCGGCAAATATCGCTTGCTGGCTGATCCGCCGCTCTGGCTTGGTTTCGCCGTGCAGCGCCTCACCGCGGGCCTGTTGCAGGATGCGCCGCTCGACGGCCGCGTCCGGGAAGCCGATTTTGACGTGCATCAGGAAACGGTCGAGCTGGGCTTCAGGCAGTGGGTAGGTGCCTTCCTGCTCGATCGGGTTCTGGGTCGCCATGACCAGAAACAGCGGCGACAGCTCATACGTACTGCGCCCGACGCTGACCTGCCGCTCGCCCATGGCTTCGAGCAAGGCCGACTGGACCTTGGCCGGTGCCCGGTTGATTTCGTCGGCCAGCACCAGGTTATGGAAGATCGGTCCCTGCTGGAACACGAAGCTGCCGGTTTCCGGACGGTAGATCTCGGTGCCGGTAATGTCGGCAGGCAGCAGGTCGGGCGTGAACTGGATGCGATGGAATTGTGCTTCGATACCTTCGGCAAGCTCTTTGATGGCCTTGGTCTTGGCCAGGCCAGGGGCGCCTTCGACCAGCATGTGGCCGTCAGCGAGCAGAGCGATGAGCAACCGCTCG
Proteins encoded in this window:
- a CDS encoding type VI secretion system tip protein VgrG is translated as MFSAVNPITFRLDIEGFSDDLQVLEFRAKEALNQPYEVKLELVSEHPDLDLDSLLHRSAFLSFGPDGAGLHGQIYQIAQGDSGKRLTRYQMTLAPQLVYLTHCHNQRIFQHQSVPQIIAKVLKDQGIQSDAWRFQLSAEYRPRRYCVQYETDLHFLQRLCEEEGLHFHFQHSADGHELVFGDDQSVFSKPEQSTAYRQDSGMITEAPVIDRFKLRLEPRPTHVSRRDYDFEKPRLQLDSETRHPLLPHLEDYAFPGQFTHRDHGKHLANRALERHRADYRQANGHSDQSAMRSGYFFEMTEHPRADWNGLWLLTEVEHTGFQPGVLEESITDSRSQDGFSQGYRNHFVATPWDVIFRPALEHPKPRMMGNQHAVVTGPPGEEIYCDQYGRVKVQLPWDRDGQHDEQSSCWLRVAAAWSHDSYGSVQIPRVGMEVLVGFTDGDPDKPVVVACLANAATPVPLDLPAEHTRSIFRSQSSPGGGGYNELRIEDKKGAEEIALRAQRDFVQLVLNDERIQVDNQRTVVIGGLASHELRGEEQRLTRGNRLTEVKQDDHLLVQGNQHLRVTSQRLSAMQQIQLSAGQRVVINGGTHLGLMAGGQWLTLGPEGIFSSVPILQGGTAPVSMPAEPLMPGDLPSLKVAFHAAQQRHALISSRASRCLICEATPA
- a CDS encoding BatD family protein, with the translated sequence MTRFTALLLSLSLWTVGAQAAGLVASIDRSRVNSGETVELTLESSDVTQFGKPDLSALDPLFEVRGTRQVNQPTTLGDDSHATTRWIITLLPRHNGTLVIPSLALGEYKSQPINLQVVESEKQDSADKLAPVFIETSLDQDTVYVQAQAILTLRIYHSVSLYDDSSLTPLQIPDARVEQLGESRTYEKVINDLRHGVIERRYAIYPQHSGLLTIPAQMFSATLVETQPSQESAPQGPKAGKLIRVSSTGLNLTVKPKPADYPADAPWLPARSLSLSESWNPTPDHVQVGDSMTRSLTLKAEGLASSQLPPLPATETSGLRRYPDQPQLSNQPSDRGLTGIREDREALVPTRIGQIELPPVEVVWWNTLQDHLERSSLPARTLNTVSNPSLMVDTPAGNVPATVALGSEALWYWKLSTLILACTTLLGFGLWWRARWQPAILRATQTGPSPRTLLDDLKRACQANDPQATRQALDAWARQQPETLADMAARFVPLSDALDGLNGALYSETGHYWQGEELWRAIRAIPIAERVHDPVGDSGLPPLYPK
- a CDS encoding MoxR family ATPase: MEHREALLALRTFLSTQILGQEKLIERLLIALLADGHMLVEGAPGLAKTKAIKELAEGIEAQFHRIQFTPDLLPADITGTEIYRPETGSFVFQQGPIFHNLVLADEINRAPAKVQSALLEAMGERQVSVGRSTYELSPLFLVMATQNPIEQEGTYPLPEAQLDRFLMHVKIGFPDAAVERRILQQARGEALHGETKPERRISQQAIFAARKEILGLYMADAVEEYLVQLVMATRTPGKFDPEMSEWIAYGASPRGSIALDRCARAHAWLAGRDFVSPEDIQAVLFDVLRHRIILSFEAEAAGIDQDRVVQRILDVVAVA
- a CDS encoding VWA domain-containing protein, which produces MFEFAWPWIFALLPLPWLMRIVLPVADSGEPALKVSFLSDLEGLARRRARANLPTWRQQAPFILLWLLLLIAAARPQWLGEPLPIAASGRDLLVAVDVSGSMDFPDMEWQDEDVSRLTLVKHLLGDFLEGRDGDRVGLILFGSQAYLQAPLTFDRRTVRIWLDEARIGIAGKNTAIGDAIGLALKRLRQRPAQSRVLILVTDGANNGGEIDPLTAARLAAEEGVKIYPIGIGADPEQAGPLAFLAGNPTMDLDEPALKAIAEATGGRYFRARDGKELLEIKKTLDQLEPVTQQPTQARPAQALYSWPLAAALLMSLLLVIRERWPDNPMQRFFTRSNFLQQHPDWRQRLKRLRLRRRR
- a CDS encoding DUF4381 domain-containing protein, which gives rise to MNSLDQLQPLMTPPPIEFWPPAPGWWLLLVLLPLIGFGLWQLRRFIPVKRSIVRAEQPLDPVRLAALAELAQMPKPYDGAPAGAWLQQLNGLLKRLCRNHYPYSQSHTLNGRKWLAFLDNRCPAAGLTRWMILVEGAYKPECKLDDKAIAGLTQAVDTWIRKHV
- a CDS encoding DUF58 domain-containing protein, with product MTKPLAPEPGIRVSLSELIEMRHRVREVQLFSTPSQRSPLIGLHHSKLRGRGVDFDQVRVYQAGDDVRTIDWRVTARTQEPHTKLFHEERERPIFIMVEQSRRLFFGSGLMFKSVLAAQAASLIGWAALGHNDRVGGLVYGDNEHYEIKPRRSKQSLLQLLNRMVRVNQSLTTESEPDRDSLGMALRRAREVLRPGSLVIVICDERALSEGAEQQLSLLSRHCDLLLLPVSDPLDHALPAAGLLRFAERGAQLELDTLNVDLRRSYRAQAEARIARWELLAQKLRVLLMPLNTQSEMVEQLREYLNPKRPGKSQ
- a CDS encoding VWA domain-containing protein, producing MIALWPHWFRPWWLLLLPLLGWLLWQLWHRQKRAGRWQMILPPAFHATLLSGGNGRESKLPWVALGLAWVLAVLALLGPSWERVEQSAQKPADPLVVLFELTPEMLATDVPSTRLEQARRKLLDLLQARSDAQTAIVVYAGSAHTLVPLSDDLATSSNLLEALKPSIMPEAGHRADLAVTKALTLLNRGALGQGRILLIGSSLSEQERQGIRQALRGQAPQWLMLGIGTPQGAPIADEHGSFLKDAQGAILVPRLDGPSLKAFASEMEGSYRQAQLDDSDLRGLGLLDSPHSVRNDGQTLRLDTWADQGYWLLLPLLLLTACAGRRGWLFCLPLLFMLPQPSYAFEFNDLWLRPDQQGLHLLKQHQPAEAAQRFQDRQWQGVALYEAGEYAAAAERFAEGNDARANYNRGNALAKSAELEAAVDAYEQALELQPDLRPAQTNKALVEALIKQKASTSSNEPDKTDGEEHLQTQQPPPPGASTQPSTGDEQKTDTQTAQSHVDANSENQTDSPPQPGNNEVPGSELGDEQHSTPPIRTADTNFDGERRQALEQWLRKIPDEPGELLKRKFWYEQQQHQDQGKTR